The nucleotide sequence GCCATGGGCGAGGCCCAGGGCGATGACGTCATCGGGCCGCCCGGGGATTGGCCCGGTCCAGCCGAGGCCGGCGTCAACGGCCCAGCCGAGGGCGTTGCGGTTGGCGGGCGATAAGCCGCCGCGGGCAAAGATCTCCACATTGCCTGCCGCGCCGGCCTCGCCGGCGAGGGTGTGCTCGATCGCGGCGTAGGCGCCGTGGTTGGAAGTGTATTCCCGCGGGTCATTGCCGGAGGTGGCGTAAGGCTGGCCCGTGGCGTCGTCGCGGACATCCGCAAAGGTGGCGGTGTGGAACCAGGCCCCGGCCTTGTATCGGGTGGACCCGCCAGCCGGGGCGAAGGTGCCCTCCGTGATCAGGAACCAGCCCTGAGCGCCACCCACTTGGTAGTGGAGTCCGTGGCGGGTTACGGCCGGGTCGCCGGTGGGGGAATCAAAGGAGTCGCCGTCGTAGAGGCCGACGCGCCAGGCGGCGGTCTCGCCCCAGGTGTGCTCGTAGCGGATGCCGGGGGTGGCGACAAAAAAGGCCGGACCGGTGTTGACCGTGTTGGCGGAAAGGAACGGCGGCCAACCGAAGGCGCTGTTGAAGAAATTTCCGCCGCCCTCGGTGCCGGCGAACTCCTCATCGGCCAGCAGGGCGCCGCCGCGCAGCGACCAGCTCTGGCCCTTGGCCTCCAGCCACCAGGAGTAGAGACGTACGCTCCGGTAGCCCTCCATGTTGCTGGCGGCAAAAAAATCCCCGAGGAAGCGCTCGGTCGGGCCTTTGCCGCTGAGGGCGAGGGCGCTGACGTACCCGCCCCACTGGATATCCTCGGGCGAGTTCCTCGGTGACTCCCACCCGGAATAAACCAGGGCGAGGGCCTGGAGGGATTCGCCGCGCTGGGCCCCGCCGCGGATGCCCGCGGCAGCTTCCAGCGTGAGATCGATCCCGCTACCGGCGTAGCCCGGGGTGGTCGGCCCAAGCAGCGACAGCGCAAGCGCCGCCAGCAAAAGCGTGAATTTTGCGGTCATAAGATTTGGCAATCTTGATGACGGCACCGCCTTCTAGGCGCTTTAGCTGTTTTACTTTGGCGCCAGCGCTTGCACCGGGCGCCAGCACCAGTGCCAGGGTTCGTAATTGATGCCCTGGCGGTTGTTGCGAGGGTAGGTGAGGTGAAAACCGAAATTTGCTCCATTTCGCCTCATCCAGCGAAATTCCTTGGTGCGGGCGAAAGAGACCACCAGTCCGAGGTGGCCAGGCGCGCCGAGATCGAGGGCGCGACCGGTGTGATGCTCGCTGCACCCGGGGATCGCGCTCACGCGCAGGATGGCGTCGATCGACTGTCCGGCCGCGAGCTTGTGGCGGATAATCAGGGTCTGTCGCGCCACGCTGCGGTAGGCGGAAAGGGGAATCAGGGTGACGCCGTCGTCGGTGGCCGCCGTCTGCATCCGGCGCCAGGCGTGGGCCGCCGCCGGGGTGAGCCGCAGGATCCGTCCGTCGTCGGCCGCGCGGCCGATGCAGACGAGGCGTCTGGCCTCGGGGTGAAGTCGTGACAAAGCGCGCGTCGCCACGTCGGCCGGAATGCCGAGCCGGGCCCAGCGCACGCGCCAGGTCGCGGCGCCCCGGGCCGATTCAGGCCTTGAGGGCATGGGGACAGGGCCGGCCGGCGGCGAAGTCGTCGAGATTGCCCAGCGTCGTGGCGGCGATGGCGGTGACGGCCTCGCGAGTGAAGAACGCCTGATGGCTGGTCACAAGCACGTTGGGGAAGGAGAGCAGGCGCGCGAGCTGGTCGTCGGCAAGGATGTCACCGGAGAGGTCCTCATAGAACACGCCCTCCTCCTCCTCGTACACATCGAGGGCGAGGGCCCCGAGCCGGCCGGATTTCAGGGCGTCGATCACCGCGCCGGTATCGATCAGCGGGCCGCGGCTGGTGTTCACGATGTAGACCCCGTCGCGCATCTGCGCGAGCGCCCCGGCCCCGATGAGGTGCTGCGTCTGCGGCGTCAGCGGGCAATGGAGGCTGATGAGGTCGCTCTCGGCGTAGAGCCGTTCCAGCGTGGTGTATTCGACCCCCAGCGCCTCGGCCGCGGGCTGGCGGGTGACGTCGAACGCCAGCACCCGGCAGCCGAAGCCGCGCATGATCTGGGCGAAGCAGAGGCCGATCTTGCCGGTGCCGATGACGCCGACGGTTTTGCCGTGCACGTCGAACCCCAGCAGGCCGTCGAGGGAAAAGTTGCCGTCCCGGACCCGGTTGTAGGCCCGGTGAATCCGGCGGTTCAGCGTCAGGAACAAGGCGACGGCGTGTTCGGCCACTCCATGGGGCGAGTAGGCCGGCACACGGGCGACCGTGATGCCCAGGCGGGCGGCGGCGGCGAGGTCGACGTTGTTGAACCCGGCGCAGCGCAGCGCGAGGTGTTTCACACCGAGGCCGGCAAAGGTGGCGAGCACGGCCGCGTCGGCATGGTCGTGGACGAAAAGGCAGGCGGCCTGGGCCCCGGCGGCGAGGGTGGCGGTTTCCGGCAGCAGGCGGGCTTCCAGATAGACCAGGTCATGGCGGCCGGCGTTGGCGGCATCCAGAAACTGGCGGTCGTGCGGCTTGGTGCTGAAAACGACGACGCGCATGCCGCAAGGTGCGCTCAACCGCCCTTTTCCGCAAGCCAGCGCTCGGCCTCGATGGCGGCCTGGCAACCCATGCCCGCGGCGGTGATCGCCTGACGGTAGTGGTGGTCGGCGCAATCGCCGGCGACGTAGACGCCGGGCGTCTTGGTCTTCACCTGGCTGTGGCCCACTGGCACGAAATAACCCTGGTCGTCGGTGTCCACCGCGTCCTTGAACGGCGCGGTGTTGGGCACGTGGCCGATGGCGACGAAGATGCCCTTCACCGGCAGCACGCTCTCGGCGCCGGTCTTGACGTTCTTGATCTTCAGGCCGCTCACGGCGCCCTGCTCGACGCCCTCGACGGCGACCGGCACGCTGTCCCAGACGCACTGGATCTTCTCATGCGAGGTGGCGCGATCGGCCATGATCTTGGAGGCGCGGAGCGAGTCGCGGCGGTGGACGAGGTAAACCTTGCTGGCGAAGCGGGTGAGAAACAGGGCCTCCTCGGCCGCGCTGTCACCGCCGCCGATGACGGCGACCTCCATCTTGCGGTAGAACGCGCCGTCGCAGGTCGCGCAGGTGGTCACGCCCTTGCCGCCGTAGAGTTCCTTCTCGCCGGGGACGCCGGTCAGGCGCGGGGAGGCGCCGGTGGCGACGATCACGATCTTCGCCTTGATCTCACGGTCGGCGAGCTTGAGCGTGTAGGGCCAGGCCGAGGTGTCGAGGCCGGTGACGGTGCCGCTCTCGTAGCGGGTGCCGAACTTCGCCGCCTGCTGGCGCAGGTTCTGCATGAGCTGGTAACCGTCGATGCCCTCGGGGAAGCCGGGGAAATTCTCGACCTCGGAGGTCGTGGTCAGCTGCCCGCCGGGCAGCACGCCCTCGAGCACGAGGGGCTGCAGGTTGGCGCGACCAGTGTAGATGGCGGCGGTGAGACCGGCGCAGCCGGTGCCGACGATGACGACGTTTTCAACTTGGGCGGACATGGGGGGACGAGAAACTGAGTCCAACATTCCGGCCGGTGCAACCCCGGAGATGCCCCGATGGGGGGCCGGACGCCGGCCGCCAGCGGGGGGCGGGGCGGGTTTTCGCCCTTGCCCCCAAGGCGGCGGTTTCCGGATATTTCCGCATGCCGGATTACCTTTTTCGGGCCACGGATGCGTCGGGTAACGTGGTGGAGGATCGCTTGGAGGCCGCGACGCTGGGCCAGGCCCGTTACATGCTCGAGTTGCGCGGGTTCAGCGCCATCGAGTTCTACAGCCCGGAAAACGTCGACGACATCCAACGGGCCTCGCTCTCGGGCACCGGCATCGATCCGGCGTTGCCCGGTGACGGGACCGCGGGGATCGAGATCGCGGCGCACCAGCGCAAGGGCGTCGCGGCGCAGTTGCTCTGGGCGTTGGGGCAGCATGCCTTCATCTTCGGGCCCTTGCTGCTTTGGAACTGGTTATCCTGGCGCGGGGACCGGCCCTTCGGCTGGGGCGACTGGCTGGGGTTTGTCGCCACGCCCCTCTACGCGGTGGTCTTTGGGCTGATGGTGCTGCCGCTGACGATCTTCACCATCATGTTGGAGGCCGCGGTGTGGTCGGACTGGCCGAAACAGCGGCGCTGCATCCGGCTGGCGCGACTGCTGCGGACGGTGATGCGCACGGGCATTCCGGAGAACGAACTGCTGTTCCGCGAGGCCAACGCGCGGGCGGCCGAGGGCGACCTGGCCGGCGCGCTGGCGCATGTGGCCCCCTTGCGCGGCCACCCGGACCTGGCCGAATACCTCTATCTCGGCCGGCTCTCGTCGGTTTACGAATACGCCGGCGACTTCACGGGCCAGCTGCGCTGTGTCGAGGAGGCGGTGGCGTTGAACCCGGACGGCACGGACGGCTGGATCGACCTCGCCGCCGTGCGTATCCGGCAGTTTCGCGACGTGGCCGGGGCCCGGGCCGCGCTGGAAAGGATCGCCGACCGGGAGTTCCCCGAAATGGTCCGCGCCGTGTACCTGCTCACGCAGGGGGCCGTGGCCGTCGAGGCGGCCGAGCCGGCCGCGGCGGAAAAGGCGCTGGTCGAGTCCCAGCAGCTCCTGGCCAAGTTCGGCCTCGCGCTGATCCAGGCCTTCGAGGCCGAGTTGCAGGCCTATCTGGCGCTGGCCCGGGCCGCGCAAGGGCGGGGGGCGGAGTCGCGGGCCGACTACGCCCGGGTGCGCCCGATGCTGCTGGCCGGCAAGCGGCACACCCTGGTCGCCCGCGCGGACGCCGCCCTGGCCGCGGCCTGAACGAAGGTCCGGACCGGGCTTGCGCTGGACCGGCAGTTGGCTGAGGGTGCCCCCGCCTTGTCCACGCCCACGCCCGCCTCCACGAAAGTCTATTCCCACGAACCGGTCTGGGACGCGAAGCGCTGGCTACCCACCACGGCCGACGAGGTCGCCGCGCGCGGCTGGGATTACATCGACGTCATCATCATCTCGGGTGACGCCTACGTGGACCACCCGGCCTTCGGCACCGCCGTCATCGGCCGCCTGCTCGAGTCCGAGGGCCTGCGCGTGGCGATCATCCCGCAGCCCAACTGGCGGGACGACCTGCGCGACTTCAAGAAGCTCGGCGCGCCGCGACTGTTCTTCGGTGTCACGGCCGGCTGCATGGACTCGATGGTCAACCGCTACACCGCGGCCAAGAAACTGCGCAGCGAGGACGCCTACACCCCCGGTGGCGAGCACGGTTACCGTCCGGACTACGCGACCACCGTCTACACGCAGTGCCTGAAAAAGCTTTTCCCGGAGGTGCCGGTGATGATCGGCGGCATCGAGGCGAGCCTGCGGCGGGTGACGCATTACGATTACTGGTCCGACACGTTGAAGCCTTCGATCCTGGCGGAGAGCGGCGCCGACCTGCTGGTGTACGGCATGGGCGAGCTGCCGCTGCGCGAGGCCGTGCGCCTGTTGAAGCGCGGCGTGCCCTTCGCCTCGCTGCGCACGATCCCGCAGACGGCGGTGCTCCTGCCGCCCGGGGCCAAGGCGCCGAAGAACGAGAACTGGGATGACTTCACGCTCCACTCGCACGAGGAGTGCGGCCGCGACCGCACGCTCTACGCGAAGAATTTCAAGGACATCGAGACCGAGTCGAACCGAGTGAAGGCCCGCCGCCTGATGCAGCCCACGGGCGAGCGCCTGCTCGTGGTCAATCCGCCGTTCCCCACCATGAGCGAGGCGCAGATCGACACCAGTTTCGACCTGCCCTACACGCGACTCCCACACCCGAAGTACCGGAAGCGCGGGCCGATCCCGGCCTACGAGATGATCAAGCACTCGATCAACATGCACCGCGGGTGCTTCGGCGGCTGCAGCTTCTGCACGATCTCGGCGCACCAGGGCAAGTTCGTCGCCAGCCGCAGCAAGGAATCCATCCTGCGCGAGGTCGAGACGATCAAGCAGATGCCTGATTTTCGCGGCACCATCAGCGACCTCGGCGGGCCTTCGGCCAACATGTACAAGATGAAGGGCAAGGAGCAGTGGATCTGCGACGAGTGCGTCCGTCCCAGCTGCATCTGGCCCGACGTGTGCCGCAACCTCGACACCGACCACACCGCGCTCCTCGACATCTACAAGAGCGTGCGCGAGACCGAGGGCGTGAACCACGCGTTCGTCACCAGCGGCATCCGCTACGACCTGTTCCTGCACGACAAGGGTGTGTCGCCCGAGGCCCAGGCCAGCCATGAGCGCTACGTGGACGAACTCGCGCAGCACCACGTCTCCGGCCGGCTGAAGGTCGCGCCCGAGCACACGAGCGACCATGTGCTGCGCATCATGCGCAAGCCGACCTTCGATCTCTTCTACAAGTTCAAGGAGAAGTTCGATCGCGCGGCGAAGAAGGCCGGCAAGGAGAAGACGCAGATCATCCCGTATTTCATCAGCTCCCATCCCGGCTCGCGGCCGGAGGACATGGCCGAGCTGGCGCTCAAGACCAAGGATCTCGGGTTCCGCCTGGAGCAGGTGCAGGATTTCACCCCGACGCCGATGACAGTGGCCACCGAGATCTATGCCACCGGCGTGCACCCCTACAATGCCGAGGAGGTCTGTGTTGCCCGCACGCCCGAGGAAAAGCAGGAGCAGCGGAGTTTCTTTTTCTGGTACAAACCCGAGATGAAGTCGGCCCTGCGGAAATCCATGGCGCGGCTCGGTCTGGGCGCGATGGCCGCGCGCCTGCTCGATGGCAAACAGCAGACCGTCGACGTCACGCCCCCGCCGCACATCACGCCGTGCGGCATGCAGGCGCCCGGCGCCCGGCTGGCCGCCGCCACCGCGCGGCCGCCCCGCCCGAAAAAGCCTTCGCACCTGGACGCCATGCTGCGCGAGGCCGGCGTGAAGGTGGCCGCGCCCGCGAAGGACCGCGCCCCGCGCCCCTAGGGACGGGAACACGACGGTAGACGCCGGCGGCACCGGAATTCTTCCCGGTTCCGGCCGATGCTCGGGCCTTGCTGCCGCCCCAACATCATGCATGGATCACCCCACCCACCGGGCGGTCCCGATCCGACTTTCTGGGCTCAAGCCGGACCGGCCCTGCGCCGATAACGGGAAGGACCATTCATTCGATGCTGTTTTTCAAAAAGATCCTGGAATCCAAAAAACCCGAGGCGCCGACCGACCGTCGGGTCG is from Lacunisphaera limnophila and encodes:
- a CDS encoding carbohydrate porin, yielding MTAKFTLLLAALALSLLGPTTPGYAGSGIDLTLEAAAGIRGGAQRGESLQALALVYSGWESPRNSPEDIQWGGYVSALALSGKGPTERFLGDFFAASNMEGYRSVRLYSWWLEAKGQSWSLRGGALLADEEFAGTEGGGNFFNSAFGWPPFLSANTVNTGPAFFVATPGIRYEHTWGETAAWRVGLYDGDSFDSPTGDPAVTRHGLHYQVGGAQGWFLITEGTFAPAGGSTRYKAGAWFHTATFADVRDDATGQPYATSGNDPREYTSNHGAYAAIEHTLAGEAGAAGNVEIFARGGLSPANRNALGWAVDAGLGWTGPIPGRPDDVIALGLAHGRFSGAFADHARLTDPASPAPDFEQVIEASYTFIVNEHLSVQPDFQFIRHPGGSIAQKDACVFLLRLNASY
- a CDS encoding 2-hydroxyacid dehydrogenase, translating into MRVVVFSTKPHDRQFLDAANAGRHDLVYLEARLLPETATLAAGAQAACLFVHDHADAAVLATFAGLGVKHLALRCAGFNNVDLAAAARLGITVARVPAYSPHGVAEHAVALFLTLNRRIHRAYNRVRDGNFSLDGLLGFDVHGKTVGVIGTGKIGLCFAQIMRGFGCRVLAFDVTRQPAAEALGVEYTTLERLYAESDLISLHCPLTPQTQHLIGAGALAQMRDGVYIVNTSRGPLIDTGAVIDALKSGRLGALALDVYEEEEGVFYEDLSGDILADDQLARLLSFPNVLVTSHQAFFTREAVTAIAATTLGNLDDFAAGRPCPHALKA
- a CDS encoding YgiQ family radical SAM protein codes for the protein MSTPTPASTKVYSHEPVWDAKRWLPTTADEVAARGWDYIDVIIISGDAYVDHPAFGTAVIGRLLESEGLRVAIIPQPNWRDDLRDFKKLGAPRLFFGVTAGCMDSMVNRYTAAKKLRSEDAYTPGGEHGYRPDYATTVYTQCLKKLFPEVPVMIGGIEASLRRVTHYDYWSDTLKPSILAESGADLLVYGMGELPLREAVRLLKRGVPFASLRTIPQTAVLLPPGAKAPKNENWDDFTLHSHEECGRDRTLYAKNFKDIETESNRVKARRLMQPTGERLLVVNPPFPTMSEAQIDTSFDLPYTRLPHPKYRKRGPIPAYEMIKHSINMHRGCFGGCSFCTISAHQGKFVASRSKESILREVETIKQMPDFRGTISDLGGPSANMYKMKGKEQWICDECVRPSCIWPDVCRNLDTDHTALLDIYKSVRETEGVNHAFVTSGIRYDLFLHDKGVSPEAQASHERYVDELAQHHVSGRLKVAPEHTSDHVLRIMRKPTFDLFYKFKEKFDRAAKKAGKEKTQIIPYFISSHPGSRPEDMAELALKTKDLGFRLEQVQDFTPTPMTVATEIYATGVHPYNAEEVCVARTPEEKQEQRSFFFWYKPEMKSALRKSMARLGLGAMAARLLDGKQQTVDVTPPPHITPCGMQAPGARLAAATARPPRPKKPSHLDAMLREAGVKVAAPAKDRAPRP
- a CDS encoding M15 family metallopeptidase; the protein is MPSRPESARGAATWRVRWARLGIPADVATRALSRLHPEARRLVCIGRAADDGRILRLTPAAAHAWRRMQTAATDDGVTLIPLSAYRSVARQTLIIRHKLAAGQSIDAILRVSAIPGCSEHHTGRALDLGAPGHLGLVVSFARTKEFRWMRRNGANFGFHLTYPRNNRQGINYEPWHWCWRPVQALAPK
- the trxB gene encoding thioredoxin-disulfide reductase encodes the protein MSAQVENVVIVGTGCAGLTAAIYTGRANLQPLVLEGVLPGGQLTTTSEVENFPGFPEGIDGYQLMQNLRQQAAKFGTRYESGTVTGLDTSAWPYTLKLADREIKAKIVIVATGASPRLTGVPGEKELYGGKGVTTCATCDGAFYRKMEVAVIGGGDSAAEEALFLTRFASKVYLVHRRDSLRASKIMADRATSHEKIQCVWDSVPVAVEGVEQGAVSGLKIKNVKTGAESVLPVKGIFVAIGHVPNTAPFKDAVDTDDQGYFVPVGHSQVKTKTPGVYVAGDCADHHYRQAITAAGMGCQAAIEAERWLAEKGG